One genomic segment of Salmo trutta chromosome 8, fSalTru1.1, whole genome shotgun sequence includes these proteins:
- the depdc4 gene encoding DEP domain-containing protein 7, whose protein sequence is MPTAVKPHRRRSYVTSFFTMAGDLTPRFRRLNSRTRCLRENVQPGFSGPFHATQLWHNIIQALQTQVEVRRRRRNLRVHPDCFTGSDAVDAVLSYLMQNVVFCASEVSRLKAARLCQALMEAKVFEAVGTKLFRQDKETTFEDTGCSLYRFQDCSLLPGSAIKAGTDGDTENMAPEDLVGKRKKGSRLNELRTISNPLALGPSDRRVERLLKTINLQPSLPKAITKVPTTIFLSKTVVEEVWKQQTLLQLLQTVELPVLDCILATPTRGAQPHPQAAALQLLQSHHQDLVISNTCLDRELPQTLNLPELDAWLVAAADCLELFPDQLIVLAGEHLLQQGSTTEETKGAKRLAGQKKLLFDTMAKHYGGQERSPLLTGRYLDIHMAILDLLDCGKVDDAVRAYQLCLHLLEPAGRDELRRLLAFMATAAHPDACRLHKQTDNRALVSRTFLKAIVQNKELSRTQSERLLLFLMDNHTRLFKTPTSLIDAVRRTLQILQQGRDPNNIAMFTFCQQVSLQQYEDQREAATLESLKQLIRDICLSKALSVKERRRLVKEFQKHHPIVFLQHFSSTF, encoded by the exons atgccaaccgccgttaaacctcatcgaagaagaagCTACGTCACATCCTTTTTCACGATGGCGGGTGATTTAACTCCGAGGTTTAGACGATTGAACAGTCGAACACGGTGCCTTCGTGAAAATGTTCAACCAG GATTCTCTGGGCCCTTCCACGCAACACAGCTGTGGCACAACATCATCCAGGCACTGCAGACACAGGTGGAGGTGCGACGAAGGCGGCGAAACCTGCGTGTCCACCCTGACTGCTTCACGGGCTCGGATGCTGTAGACGCTGTGCTCAGCTACCTGATGCAGAACGTCGTCTTCTGCGCCAGCGAGGTGTCACGCCTCAAGGCCGCTAGGCTCTGTCAGGCGCTCATGGAGGCCAAGGTGTTTGAGGCGGTGGGGACCAAGCTGTTCCGCCAGGACAAGGAGACCACTTTCGAGGACACGGGCTGCAGCCTCTATCGTTTCCAGGACTGCAGCTTGCTGCCCGGCTCAGCCATTAAGGCTGGGACGGATGGGGACACAGAGAACATGGCCCCTGAGGACTTAGTGGGGAAGAGGAAGAAAGGCTCTAG actgAATGAGCTGAGGACCATCTCTAACCCCCTGGCGCTGGGCCCCTCAGACCGGAGGGTAGAGAGGCTGCTGAAGACCATCAACCTGCAGCCCTCCCTCCCTAAGGCCATTACCAAAGTCCCCACCACCATCTTCCTTTCAAAGACAG tggtggaggaggtgtggaaGCAGCAGACATTGCTTCAGTTGCTGCAGACGGTGGAGCTACCCGTGCTGGACTGCATCCTGGCGACTCCGACCCGGGGGGCCCAGCCCCACCCCCAGGCTGCCGCCCTGCAGCTGCTGCAGAGCCACCACCAGGACCTGGTCATCTCCAACACCTGCCTGGACCGTGAGCTGCCCCAGACCCTCAACCTTCCCGA GCTGGACGCATGGCTGGTGGCAGCCGCTGACTGCCTGGAGCTCTTCCCTGACCAGCTAATTGTGTTGGCGGGGGAGCACCTCCTCCAGCAGGGCAGTACCACAGAAGAGACCAAGGGGGCAAAGAGGCTGGCCGGCCAGAAGAAACTGCTGTTTGACACCATGGCCAAGCACTACGGAGGCCAGGAGAGGTCCCCGCTGCTCACCGGACGCTACCTGGACATCCACATGGCCATACTGGACCTGCTGG actGTGGGAAGGTGGATGATGCTGTCAGGGCCTATCAGCTGTGTCTGCATCTGCTGGAGCCTGCTGGGAGAGATGAGCTGAGGAGGCTCCTGGCCTTCATGGCCACAGCAGCCCATCCAGATGCATGCCGTCTGCACAAACAG ACAGACAACAGGGCCCTGGTCAGCAGGACATTTCTGAAGGCCATCGTGCAGAATAAAGAGCTGTCTCGTACCCAGAGCGAGAGGCTGCTGCTGTTTCTGATGGACAACCACACTCGGCTCTTTAAG ACCCCCACATCGCTGATTGATGCTGTGAGGAGAACACTGCAAATCCTGCAGCAAGGAAGAGATCCGAACAACATTGCGA TGTTTACGTTCTGCCAGCAGGTGTCGCTGCAGCAGTATGAGGACCAGCGAGAGGCAGCCACCCTGGAGAGCCTAAAGCAGCTTATCAGGGACATCTGCCTGAGCAAGGCCCTGTCTGtcaaggagaggaggaggctggtCAAGGAGTTCCAGAAGCACCATCCCATAGTCTTCCTCCAGCACTTCTCCTCCACTTTCTAG